GCTCAGTCTGGTCATGGTGGAGGGCCCAGCCTGGCCACAGCAGAGAGGAGATGCTGTGTCACCCCTTGAAcatccagcagctcagccctgggTATGGGGGACCAGTGGCAGCAGAGGTGCCCCAGCCCTCAGGGGCACTTCCCTCCCCAGTGGGCCCCATGCTGGGAGGTGGCAGAGCTGGTCATGAGGGCATGCTCAGTCTCCCAAGATCTCCAGGGACTTGACCTCCCCACTTCGGCACTCCCTCCAAGTCCTACCTGGAGATGCCTGGGTGTTTGCCATGGAAGGACAGCCTCAGTCCAGGGCATCTTCCACAGTTCAGACCAGagccctccctgcccctctTGGTACAACCCTCATGGCTGCAAGAACAGTTTGGGCAGCCAAGGGCAGCTGTGCTGAGCCAGCTCCCACCCCTCACATGCCACAGGCTACCTTGtgcacccctcccccccccagccccagccatACCAATCATGGGTTTCAGGCGCTTCTCAGCAGTGCGGATGAGCTGCTGGTAGAGCTGGATGGCCAGGGAATCCAGGCTCCGGCAGGCCTCCTGCTGGTCCACGTTGCGCAGCCGATGCATGTTCTGCCTCGCTGTGTTTGCCTGCCAGTAActctgcagggcaggggctgggtCAGGGGGGCAAAGCCCCAGGTGATGCCACTGGGTACCCACCCGACCCTCCAGGAGCCACAGGGCCTGAGCAAGGGGCAGGGTCAGCCCAGCATATTTCCATGCTGTGTAGGCCTAGAGGATGGAGCCCCAAAGCCCAGTGATACCTGGTACCAGGTTGGGATGGTCACCCCATCCCCGATCAGCTCCCATCCCTCCCATGGGGGTATCACAGCCCCTGGGGGGCTCAGTCCTACCTCATCCTTGCCATACTGGCGCAGGCAGTTCAGGAGTCGGCAAGCATTGGCAAGCCACAGTGCCACCACATCAAAGTCATCACTGTGCTTCTGCAGGAGGGGACAGCAAGGGGCAGGGCAGAGTCCCAGCCCCAACATGGGATCAGTGAGGctccagcagcaagagcagcagatTCCACTTCAGCTCCCTGACTCTCACTATCTGCAGCCTGATGGAGCACCAGTCCCCTAAATCCAGCAGGCCTCACACTCCCTGCCCCACATCAGGGCGCTTCAGGTTGCGGACCAGCACTGATGTGCAGTCAGACCTTCCAGCAGGAGCCCTGTAATGCCCAAGGGCACCCTCCCACTCTGGGAGAAGCTCAAACTGGGAACAGCCTGGCACACGCTAGGCCCAAGAGACAAATCCCCCTCGCTCTGCCCAGTACCTTCATGACTCTCTTGATGGCATTAATAGCAGCATCCAGGAGCGAGCGGGCCCGGGGCTCGTCACAGCAGTGGTCTGCATGCCGGAAGCACATGAAGAGGATGTAGGCTGGCAGGTCTGGGAGCACCCCCGGACTGCTCTGCAGTCTGTAGTCTGGAGGAGAGAACACTGTTGGCACCCAAGCAGCTACAGAAAACTGGTCCTAAGCTGCGCAGAATCCTGCCCCAGCAATGTGGAAAGGAGAAGCCCACACGCATCAGGCAACGAGCCCTGCCAGGGACTTGTAGGGACCAAGCTGAGGTGGGTAAACTGTGAAGTAAGGaatctccctccctccctatCCTACCTGTAATGATGGTCTTGATGATGCGCCCTTCATCCTCCATTCTCCATGCCAGCATGGCCTGGGACGACCCAGCTGGGGATGACACCTTTGGGGACCCTGCTGGCTCCTGTCCTGGCCAAGTGACTTCTTTCCTTACTGGGGAAAGAAGCACAGGTCAAATCCTACTATGGGACTAGGAGTGAGCCCTGTCCCAGGGAGGGAAGCCAGGAGCTATCAACCACCACCAGCTCCCCCCTCCTCCTGGCATGGTTGCACATCTGCTCCATGGTGCTGGATCCTTCAGCCGTGGTGCAGAAAGGGAAGGTCCCCAGAGGTGATTGAGAGGGAAAAGATCCTATTTACCATGCCTTGGAGAGGATGCAAGcgcactggagccagggccatGCCCAAAGAGGGCTGCCTGGGAGCTCCCAGTAAGAGGCATGATGTGACATGAGCCCAGCTAAAAGGCCATGTCCTTCCAGCTCCTGGCAGGTTTCCTGCTCCAAGTAGAGCTCCTCATCACCCTTCTTCGGGGGAGACCCTGTTCCCTGGCTCAAGCTGCAGCTCCCTCTCAAGCAGGCACTTGCCTGTGAGGTCCTGGATCTGCTTTGCATAGgctctcagctgcttctggagcTTCAGTGTGGTCCTCTCCTGCTTCTCCAGCTTCTGGGCCAGCTCCTGGGCAGGAACAAGCCTTATGAGGCTCAGGCAGCCTCCCCTCTGTCCAGACACCCTCACCAGCACCTGAGAGCCTCCTGCAGGGTAGGGTTGGTAGGACACAGCAGGGTCCCCTGCACTGCTCCACAAAGGGCTGCCTGGGGCTCATGTGAGGGCAGGAGGCAGAAGCTAGCCCTCAACCCTGTTCCTGGCACCATGATTTGCCCTCCTCACCCAGTTCTCCTCCTTCAGCCGCACAACACGGTGCTGCAGCCCCTCCTGCCCCTGGTGCCGCTGCAGGTCCTGGATTagggctgcctgctgctggctcagCTGCTTGAGGGAACAGATGTCCAGGTGCAACACTTCCACCTCCTCctcatgctgctgcttctcctcccgCAGCTGGCTTGCCAGCAGCCTGCAGGGCACAGGTACAAGGTATGCATGGCATCCCACTTGCATCCATGGAAGGACTCTCCTCACGTCACAAATGCCAGGCCCAAACCAGCCTCAGCTAGAGAGTCTCCTTGGGGGTGCACCACCAGCACTCACCTATTGGCAACCTGGATGGCATCATATGCATGCTTCAAGTCATCATCTACAGCTGCCTTCTCTGGGCTCCTGGCCAGCCCCAGCATCTCAGCTATGTTctgctgggaggaagaggaggaggtaaGATGAGCTGCTGTGAGCCAGGGCCAACCCCACCTGCAGCAAGGAACAGCGCTCACCCTACGTTTGAGAAAATCCAGGGGTTTCTTCTCCTCAGGTTCTGTAGGAGCCCTGGCCCTCCGCAGCTCCTCCCGGGTCCGGGCCAGCTCCTCATTGAGAGCATTGAGCTGCCCCAAGAGGAGGAGATAGGCCTTCTCAAAGGGGTTCTGGCCCACACTGCCATTCAGCATGGCCTCACCgctgggctggggctgctggcccTCCGGCACTGGCTGCCAGCGTTCTTCCAGCCCCTGTACACGAAAGGAGACAGGTTGGCCCAAGAGCCCATGCCATGTGCTGGTGCACCAAGGGACATCCTTCCCCAATAGGGCCGGCAAGAGAAGGGACAGACCACTGCCCTCCCAGCCCCACCAGGCAGACTTGGGTCACTAGCGTCCCAACTTGCCTCAGCCTGCAGATCAGAGCCATCCCGTGAGGGGGCTGTGGACATTGAGGACAGGTAGCTGCTCTCGGAGCCCGGGAAGCTCTCAGATGAAGGGGACCGTCTGAAGGTGCTTTGCTGCATAAAGAGAAGCACAAGGCTGTTCCACCACATCTAACACCCCTGCTCAACACTGAACATGGCAGCTTCTCCCAAGAAGAGAGTCCCACCATGAAGAAGGAATAGCTGAAGGGAAGATTATTTTGGAAGACTCCAGGTTGTCTTGGCTGGGGGATCCCAGCACACAGGGTTTGGGCCCTAACCCTCTTTTCCCACATGTTCAGAGCTTGCCCCAGACTAGCTGGCTGCAAGGCAAGAACTAGCGCCTGCTGCCCGGCAAGGGCTCCAGTGGAGGCACTGGTCCAAGCTGGCTCAGCTGGTTTCCTAGCAAGGCTGGTGTTCAAGGACTGCTATATTGCCACTCAGCTACGCTATTCCTCTACCCTGAGCCCCTCCACGTCCATACCAGCCTCACCTTGTGGAAGGCCACCTCATCCCGCAGGTTCTCGTAGCCCTGCTCCAGGCGGGTGTACTCCTTCACCAGGCTCTGGTAGCGAGCCCGCTCCTCCTcgagctcctgcagcagcccccGGCTCTCCCTCGCTGCGCGCTGGTGCTGCTCTGCGGGACAGACAGACACACGAAGTAGGTTTGCTCTGCCCCGGTGACAACCCTCAGGCAGAAGGAAGGATGGAAGCTGTATGGCACTGGTCAGAGCTGGGACCCCTCTGAAGATGGGAGGGGCAGCCAGGGACCCCTCCTGCAAGAGGGCTTGCAGGGGCCTGGACTGAGCCTGAAGGGCCAGCCTGTGCCTGGTTCCCCAGGCTATTCCTCAGGGATAGCACAAGCCAGGCAGAGGAGACCTTTTACCTTCCAGATCCTGCGACTGCTCCAACGTCCGCTGGATCAGAgcatctctctcttctcccaggtGCAGCTTCACAGCCTCCACCTCTGCCAGGCGCTACGTGAAAAACCAAGGGGCAGGTGCAGCCAGAGCCTTGCGCAGGGCCAACCCTGGCTGCCTGCCCTTGCCTGGGGGTCTCCTTCCCAACCCGGTCCCCCTCCAGGGGCTATCTTGGACCACCTCAAATTAGCAGATCCCGGAGAGCCTCTAAGCACCCAGGGCTGGGTTAAGCCAGGGTTAGGAGCAAGAGCACCTCTGGCCAAGCTTGTCCAGCCAGGGCTGTCCCAAGGGACAGGGGCGCCCAGGACACTCTCCCCTGCATCCAACCTGTCTCAgctcctccacctcctggctCAGCCTGCTCTCAGCATTGCGCCGCTCCAGCTCAgccagctgctcctgcaggcGCCGGACACGGGTGTCGCACAGCGCATCCTCCCGCAGCCGCTGCATCTCGGCCCGCAGCTGCTGCACCTCTTCGGCGTGGGCAGCGTTCAGCACAGAGATCTGCTCCGACAGGCGCTGCTTCTCCTGGGCCTGGGCCAGAACACATCAGACAGGGCCCAAGTGGGGCACTGTGTCAGAAGGAGCCCACAAGTATCCAGGCTGATCTTCTGCAGTCAGTCCAAGTACCTCATTTCCCACTTATTTGAGCTGTTTGGACCCCAAGCCTGTGTCATCACCCAAAGCAGAACTCCACAGGCTTTTCCAGGCCTGCTTCCTCCAACACCCAGGGATGGGATTACATCCCTACAGGGCCAACCCCCAGAGACAGCACACCGAGAGCCGCCGCTGAGATGCTGACACAGATGGAGACGGCAGACGCTACCGGCGGGGAGCTCGGCAGGAGAACGCAGCGTGCCAGGACAGAGCTGTTCCCGGCAACGCGACGCCTTGCTGCGAGGCTGCGTCTAACTGAGCACCCAGAAGGGAGCCCAGCCTGGGGAAGGACAGAACCACCCATCCTCAGGTCCATAGGGATGCACCAAGAAAACCCCAGGAATGAGAACTGGATATGCAACTTCTGCCTGGCGACATGCACCCGCAGAGCCAGCTCCCACCCCACAGCCAAGAGGGGACCAGAGACGCAGGATGCTGTGATTTCGGCTTCCACCAAAGAGGAGTCTGtgcaagcagctgctgccctgccctAGGAAGGTGGGAtccagaggaaaagcagaggttGAGGATAGTAAAGGCCTGGGAGCACCCACCTGCTCGTCCAGCCTGCACTGCAGCTGCATCACCTTGATCTCCATGCCCTTGTGCAGCTGCTTGTAGTGCTCGACGGAGCGGGCCTCAGCACGCAGGCGCCGCAGCTCCCTgcgcgcccgggcccggcggtAGCAACACTGCAGGTAGATGATGGCCCTGCGCAGGCGAGCGTAACGGGCACGGGCCAGCCAGCCACGCACGGCGGCCTGGATCACCACGGCCTTCTGGTGCCGCACCATCTGTGCAGGGAGAGCAACGATGCAGTAGCACCACCAGCAAAGGGAGGACCAGGGGGAAAGCCAGTGCTCTGCAACTGGGGACCGCTCAGGGTCAGTCTGCACTGTCACCAGGAGGTGATGGGGTGCCTGCCCCCAGCAAATGTTGCCCCGTGCTTCCAGTAGGCAATGCTCAGCCTGCCAAGCGACCACAGCTTATCACAGAGGACAGCAAGGTGACAGCATGGCAGAGGTGGACCAGAGTGACTGCAAGGAGCTCCCATCCTGCCCCCAGCATGGCAGGGTGCAAGGCCCAACACACTGGTCCTGCCTCGCACCAGGGAGGAAGCGCAGCAGGGCCATACCACGTCCACCTCCAGGGCTACAGCTCAGCCCCAATCCAggcaagacaccctgctcctACAAGGTGCCATAAGGCTCCTACCTGTTGGTAAAGGCGTCGAGCAAACATGCCCCGGGCAAAAGCCTGAACAGTGAGGACAGCCCTGTGCACGCGGAGGTAGGAACGCCTGGCCAAAGCCATCCTCACGCTCTTCTGCAGCACCACGGCAGCCCTGGTCTTTCGCAGCACCTCAGCGACTCTGCAAGGAGGGCAGAGAACCGGGTATAAGGTGCCAGAGCTGGCAGGGAGGGCAGAAACCCCCAGCCCGTGTTGCAGGGACAACCCGCTCGCGGGTTGAGACCAGCCCTCTCAGGCCAGGCTCCAGCAGGGCTGAGCCCCAGCTGCCAGCTCACCCCAGAGCTGAAGCTCTTTCTCAGCTCGTGGCAGGAGGCCTCGGCCGTTCCCTCTGCAGAAGGAGCGCTCCAAGCCAGGGCCCCAGCTCACCTCCGGGCCACCATGCCCCTGGCGTAGCGCTGCAGGCAgacggcggccgcgcgcgcgcgccggaAGCGCCTCCGCGCCAGCCAGCCTCGCAggtgcctctgcagcaggacgCAGGCCTCCCTCAGCCTCCGGTACCGCAGCTCCTCCAGGTAGGCCACCTGGCCAGCCCGAAAAAACACCTTGCTCTTCCCACACTGGTACTTCCTGGGGTCCTGCACACAAGGGAGGGGTTGGGCCCACGGACGAGGCACATCCTGGCCAGGCTCCCCTGCTCCACATCACCAACAGCACTGCTCACTGTCCTGGGACTTGGCTCCCCCTTGTTCAGCCTCCCCTGGTCTGGACCATTCAGGtttctccctttctgccagCACACCCattcctggctgtgctggacCAGCCCCTGTACCCCACCAAGGCACCCAGGCATGCCAGTGGTAAGTAAGATGGGGAGAAGCACCTACAAGGGATGCTCAGATACCACAGCCTCCATATCAAGGGAGGAGTAGGGATCTTACTTGGAGCAGTCTCTCCAGGACAAGGTTGCAGATCTGCTTCCCATCAGTGCCCATCTGCTCGTCCCTGCTCACCAGAGCCCGGTACCTGTCAAAGAACTCCTGGTACGTCCACCTGTGGGAGACAGTTGGGGAGTCAGTGGGTGCCACAGCTGGCAAGAGTCCCGGGGTGCTGCTGAGGGTACCTGGAGGGGTAGCCCGAGGCGCTGATCCGGATGGTCTCCAGGACACCACAGGCTCGTAGTTGCTCCACTGCTCTCCTGGAGTCAAACCTAAGGCAAAGAGGGCCTAACTGGGACAGGTTCCCAGCCAGACCCCAGGCCAGCATGCAGGGCCTTCCTGGGCTagggcaggcaggacacagcttAGGGGGTGACAGTGCCTCACACCGTGTCCCCAACCCTCCAGTCTCCCCAGCCAAGCACTCACACGAAGGGCTGCTTGCTGTCATTGGGTTTGATGCAGCGGATGTAGTGTGGTGTGGTGCTGCCCAGCATCTCCATGAGCTTGTGCAAGGAGGCTTTGAACTGTGGAGGACAACACAAGCACAGTTAGGGCCAGCAGGCATATCCTGGGGCTCCTGCTCCCCTGGGGTCAGCTACATGGAGAGGGCTGAGCCAGCCTTACCCCAGCAGCCCCAAGCCAGGGCAAAGGGCCCAGGGCTGGGCAAAGCCCACCACAGCTCCCTTCACAGCTACGCTATCCCTGGGCACCTGTGTCCCGCGCGCCCTCCCTGCCTTGGGAGCAGCACAGTTCCCCAGCTCAGTACCTGGCTGGCGATGGACTTCTTGTTCTTGTTGTTCCCAGGCAGTGATTTCCGGCCAGGGCGACTGGTCAGTCTGTGCCCGCCAGACCTACGGGACTGCAGGGATACCGTGCCATCCCCTTCCTCCAGGAAGAGCTCAGCAAGCACGGTGGactggggcagagcagagcagctatCAGAGTCAGGCAGACCTGGCACAAGCATCTCCCCTCCAGGGCCACCCAGTAGCCACCACCAGGAGACACAGCCCCAAAAGCCCACAGGCTCCACAGAGGCCAGCTTGGTGCAGCCCTCCACCCTGCTCCAGGGCACtcctccggggggggggggggggggcagtgccTGCCAGATGTCAGAGCCAGCTGTGCTTATGTCTACTGCTTCCCCCCAGGCAAAACCCAGTGCAAGCCCCAGGCACCCCTCCTAGGTGTGGTTGAGAGCCCTCCAAGCCTCTCCTTACCTTCTGCCAGCGTCACATCGGGTAGAGGGGAAAGAACAACAGCGTTACTAATCTGCGAGCAGCAAGACACTCCAGCCCTCCGCAGCAAGGGCAAGGCCGAGGTATCCAGCATTCCCACGCCTCGGGCATGGTGGAGCGGGATGCACTTGGACCACAGAGCCACGCTGTCCATGGGCTGGAGCCTTAGGAGGCTGAGCCCACCCAGGCCCTCATCTGCCCTGGGGGTCTGGCACGTCTTGCACAGGCAGCACCAGCAGGGCATCGGTGTGGGCCTGGCACCATCTGCCGGGAAGCATCTTCATTGCACCAGCCCTGCACCCACCCACGCCAGAGGCCAGCATCTGCCTCCTGCGTCCAGGAGCAGTCTGCTAGTACAGGGTTGAATACCCTTCTTCCTGGCCATGAGCACAGGATGCCCATCCATCTACTGGCACCCAACCAGGAAAGAAGCTGAGCAGAGCTTTTGGCATTAAACCTACACCCTCTCAGGCAAGGATTTACCCTACAGGGTTCATTCTCAACACTGTCCAGCACTTCCAATCTGCAAATCCCTTTGCAACAAGTCACCCAGATCTTGCCCTGCACGGTCCCTGCtctgtgcacagctgtgcagTTTAGCTCTCACCTTGCTGGCTCGCAGCAGCCCAACCAGCTCCTCCGGAACAGTGTCCCTGTTCTTCTCCACAAACCCACTGCAGTGATATTCCACCTGGCAGGAGACAAAGCCAGCACCAGCATCAGCCTGGGGAGCTTCCTAGCCCTGTTTagagcagggctctgctgagccAGTTCAGGGCTTCAGGAGGTCTTGACATGAGTCAGAGCTGGTCTTGGCCACATCTGTACTCTCTGCActgctgggaagctgctgttcAGAAGCTGGTGATGGGAACCACCACTAGGCTCAGGTCGTGCTGAGGCACCAAAGAGCCAGAAAATTTCCATATTTAGAGCCCTCACAGAGAGCTGGAAGCCAGAGATCTGCTTCAGCACAACCAGCAGGATCTGCTTCCCCAGCCTGGGAGGGTGTCTGGACATGGGTGGCCAACCCAGCTGTTTGGGATGAGAAGAGACTACAGACTGGCAGAGctactgcctccagctctttCACAGTGCAGGCTCCATGCCCGCTGGCACAGACCCGCGGCAGAGCCCTCCCAGCCCAAGGTCGTACCCATCGCAGCTCTCCCTACCTTGCCAGCAAAGTGGCAGACAACAAAGGCATCTGTGGGCCTCTTGGGCTTCTGGAAGTGGGAGCTGCCAAGATGAGTCTGATAAAGCTTCTGGGCCCAGCTCCCATCACTGCCTTGAGGCATCTGAAAGGCAAGTGTGTCAGAGGGGCAGCTGGGGGTTCTGGATGGCACAGCTTCCTGCTGCCAGCACCCCTCGCTTACCTTGCACTCCTCATTCAGCAGGTCCAGAATGCCAAGCCGGCCCTCAATGAGCTCAATGCACAGCTGGTTATCACAGAAGTCAACAAAGACCCAAGGGATCTCCTCTGTCACATATTCCTCCTGCTCTAGCTTGAAGACAtgctgggggggcgggggggaggggaaggaagagcagaagactACTGAGCTGGGAAGGGATGGAGGTAACCAGCCTTCAACACAGGCTGCAGGCAATAGGTTGGTTTCCTTAAGGCAGCTGAGCAGCCCTTCtcctggggaaggggagagaaggcAGGCGCACTTTTAGCCATGCACTgcatggaaaaaggaaagggcttcTCAGCATGGTCCATGCTAAactccagcagcctcccagagCCCTACATCTACAGTGTGGGGAACTCAAGGATCAGCTGCATTCCCAAGGCAGAGAGCCAAAGGCAACAGTGTGGCTGGGATGTGCTAGGGCACTGTGGGGAGGAGGCACATCTTCATGATACCTACCAGGttgaagagctgctgcagcttctcaTTGGCATAGTTGATGCAGAACTGCTCAAAGCTGTTGAGCTCAAACATCTCAAACCTGAGGATAGCAGAGGACTTAACTGAGGTGGCTGTAGGGCACAGCCACCCCACCCAGCCTACAGCTCTGAAAGGATGCGCAAAGCCACCTGAAGACTGCTGCAGCCACCCAGCTGACACCACTGCATGCCTAGCCCCAGGTGGAGCAGTCACCACCCAAGGACAGGCTGCTGTGGCCAGTTCAGGAGACCCATGCTCTTCCATGCAGCCCAGCCTGGAAGAGCACTGGCTGGAGCATGGCTCCTCTTACCCATAGATGTCCAGGATGCCAATGGAGGTATGGTGCCCCTCTGGTGACCGCAGGGCACGGTTGACCCTACTCGCCATCCACTTGAAGACCTGCCCATACATATGCTTAGCCAGGGCATCCCGGAAGTCAAGTGCCTGCTGCCTGGACAGGGGCTTCATGTAGGTCTCCCCAGTAGTGATCAGTTTGCGGTAGCAGAGCCAGCGCGACACCTGCAATTCCTCAATACCCAGCAGCGTGCAGAACAGGCCCAGGGCTTTGTCTTTGGGCTGCAGACAGACAGCATCCAGTCACTCCAGGTGCTAGGGTGGCCCAGCACTGCAAGGGTGGCCTTTGCTGAAGGCTGCTTGCACCCCACAGCCCATAGTCAAGGTGCAActcctgcagccagagcagctcAAGGAATCCGGGTCTAGGGTCATGCCACATGCATGCAGCTGGGTACCCCGCCAGGGCTCAGGGacaccagcagcaggctgccaccCACCTCAACAAAGCAGCCATCTCCACAACGGTCTCTGCCCCTGATTGCAATGTTGCCCAGGTGCAGGATGGCAGCCAGGACACTGAAGAGCTCCAGCTGCTCAGCCTCCAGGACCCCTGCCAGGCACAGACACAGCATGATGAACCCCACGAGGCCTGGAGCTGTGCACGAAACCCTCAGGGCTCTCCCTGCTCGAGGGTCTAACCCCTCTACATTGCACAGACCAGATGGGATGGGAACATCTGCAGGAACAGGGCAAGGTTTCCCTAGTCTGCCTGATGGACAGCCAGGCTCCCCTGCACCAGGGCACTGCAATAGCACTGGGGTGAAAGCAGTGGGTGAACAGCCACACGGACTAGCCCACCCCACACGGGGCTCCCCCACCCTGGTGCCCAGGGAAGGACAGTACCCAGGAGCGAGAAGGCATGTCGCGTGCTGTCCAGGTCAGCAGCATCATCAGTGCCCTCCACATAGGTGCACTGGCCCTGGCAGGTGTAGTGGAAGGACTCTGCCCCACCTGCAGATGAGATACCAGCTGGCATCAGCTCAGGAACCAGCACAACCAGCCTCCTAGACACTGCTGGGCTGGCCTAGCCCAGCCCTTACCCTGCCCCAAGCTCCAGGGAGCCCATGCATGGCAGCTGAGCTGGTCCAGGCCCCCCATCCAGCACCCAGCTGGCAGCACAAGTAGCTCTGCACCTGGCCACCCAGTCACATGGGGCAGGGAAAGGGGAGACCACCAAGCACTGTCTGTCCTTGGCAGGGAGCTGTGCAGTGGGGGTCATGGTGGCACTCACGGAGACCCAGGCCTTGGAGCTCAGGCAGGGCTgctgaggcacagagctggTAGAAAATGTGATagttcctctctgcttttgcctacagaaaaaaaaaaaatgggaaggaaaaaagctttgagGGCCTGGTCACCTTGGGGCATCCCACTCCCCCAGCAAGGGCAGGGACCCTGGGGCTGTGCCCACCCATGGTGGTCCAGGTGCCCTGGATTTGGTGATTGAGGGACACCTTCCCCTTTCCAGGCTCAACCCAACAGCACTGAGGTTGCTCCCTGGGAGGATGCCCAGGAAGGCAGGACTCAGCCCAGCTCACCTACAGGAGCACCAGGACACAGGGGCCTCCGCAGGTCTCCAGGCTCCTGAGACTCCCATACAGCCCTATCCCCATCCCACCCCAGAAACCCACCTGGAAGGTGACCCGGGACTTCTCCAGCAGGTAGGTTTTGATGGTGGCCCCTGTGACATATGCCTGGCGGAAGCCGATTTCTATGTACTTCCCAAAGCGGCTGCTGTTGTCGTTCCTGGTCGTCTTCGCATTCCCAAAAGCCTGGTGGGGAGGGAAGCCAGGCAGGTTCAGCCAACCCTGCATCCACAAGTGCTGTGTAGAGAAGTTcaaccccccaccccaccaccGCCCATTTTACGAGCACTACATCACCCACCAATCTTGCAGCAAAACCATCAAGACCCATGTCttctgcctctccctccttcacTAACTACCCCAGCAAGCAGCACCACTAGCCTGGATAAGGCCATGCCCAGCTACGCTTGGAATATCCAGGGACATGGACCCTTTTCTCAGTGTGGCTGCAAGCTCCTCCAGCCcacagctggagctgctgtggTTTGGACAAGGACACCC
This sequence is a window from Rhea pennata isolate bPtePen1 chromosome 27, bPtePen1.pri, whole genome shotgun sequence. Protein-coding genes within it:
- the LOC134151764 gene encoding LOW QUALITY PROTEIN: unconventional myosin-Vb-like (The sequence of the model RefSeq protein was modified relative to this genomic sequence to represent the inferred CDS: inserted 1 base in 1 codon), with the protein product MAAGELYAQGARVWIPDCTEVWRVAEVTRDYKEGDDVLHLCLEDGLEMAYPIGSQLPPLCNPDCLSGKDNLVALSYLHEPAVLHSLRVRFLEANAIYTYCGIILVAINPYKQLPIYEEEVIYAYSGREVGDMDPHIFALAEEAYKQMSRYGKNQSLIISGESGAGKTASAKYAMRYFTTIGGSLGDSSMEDKVLASSPVMEAFGNAKTTRNDNSSRFGKYIEIGFRQAYVTGATIKTYLLEKSRVTFQAKAERNYHIFYQLCASAALPELQGLGLRGAESFHYTCQGQCTYVEGTDDAADLDSTRHAFSLLGVLEAEQLELFSVLAAILHLGNIAIRGRDRCGDGCFVEPKDKALGLFCTLLGIEELQVSRWLCYRKLITTGETYMKPLSRQQALDFRDALAKHMYGQVFKWMASRVNRALRSPEGHHTSIGILDIYGFEMFELNSFEQFCINYANEKLQQLFNLHVFKLEQEEYVTEEIPWVFVDFCDNQLCIELIEGRLGILDLLNEECKMPQGSDGSWAQKLYQTHLGSSHFQKPKRPTDAFVVCHFAGKVEYHCSGFVEKNRDTVPEELVGLLRASKSTVLAELFLEEGDGTVSLQSRRSGGHRLTSRPGRKSLPGNNKNKKSIASQFKASLHKLMEMLGSTTPHYIRCIKPNDSKQPFVFDSRRAVEQLRACGVLETIRISASGYPSRWTYQEFFDRYRALVSRDEQMGTDGKQICNLVLERLLQDPRKYQCGKSKVFFRAGQVAYLEELRYRRLREACVLLQRHLRGWLARRRFRRARAAAVCLQRYARGMVARRVAEVLRKTRAAVVLQKSVRMALARRSYLRVHRAVLTVQAFARGMFARRLYQQMVRHQKAVVIQAAVRGWLARARYARLRRAIIYLQCCYRRARARRELRRLRAEARSVEHYKQLHKGMEIKVMQLQCRLDEQAQEKQRLSEQISVLNAAHAEEVQQLRAEMQRLREDALCDTRVRRLQEQLAELERRNAESRLSQEVEELRQRLAEVEAVKLHLGEERDALIQRTLEQSQDLEEQHQRAARESRGLLQELEEERARYQSLVKEYTRLEQGYENLRDEVAFHKVRLQSTFRRSPSSESFPGSESSYLSSMSTAPSRDGSDLQAEGLEERWQPVPEGQQPQPSGEAMLNGSVGQNPFEKAYLLLLGQLNALNEELARTREELRRARAPTEPEEKKPLDFLKRRQNIAEMLGLARSPEKAAVDDDLKHAYDAIQVANRLLASQLREEKQQHEEEVEVLHLDICSLKQLSQQQAALIQDLQRHQGQEGLQHRVVRLKEENWELAQKLEKQERTTLKLQKQLRAYAKQIQDLTVRKEVTWPGQEPAGSPKVSSPAGSSQAMLAWRMEDEGRIIKTIITDYRLQSSPGVLPDLPAYILFMCFRHADHCCDEPRARSLLDAAINAIKRVMKKHSDDFDVVALWLANACRLLNCLRQYGKDESYWQANTARQNMHRLRNVDQQEACRSLDSLAIQLYQQLIRTAEKRLKPMIVAAMLESETIQGLSSACPPGLRRPSAAPVHTLPKLLQQLGSFHEALNCQGLPAAVVHQALRQLLFLISGTTLNYLLLRKDACSWSRGIQLRYNISQLEQWLRAEGLHQSGAREVLEPXVQAAQLLQVKKATEEDAGAICSLCTVLSTQQVVKILRAYTPAAGLEERVSPSFISSVEKRLQEQNPEGPSQLLVDTCHLFPVHLPFSASSVHLDELRIPDSIDLAFLLRA